One Paenarthrobacter aurescens TC1 DNA window includes the following coding sequences:
- the xseA gene encoding exodeoxyribonuclease VII, large subunit (identified by match to protein family HMM PF01336; match to protein family HMM PF02601; match to protein family HMM TIGR00237) yields MSAEATPESTLPGTAAETSPDNPWPLQLLSRKLKAHIERAPAAWIEGQVIELNRRGGNAFLTLRDVDAEISLPASVWSTVLDRQKVPLERGSRVVALVKADFWVKTGRLNMSVKDIRPVGLGDLLARIERLRQALAAEGLFADSRKRKLPLLPHRIGLITGRESDAKKDVMRNAALRWPAVEFDVREVAVQGNTAVSQIIAALKRLDADPHVDVIVLARGGGALEDLLPFSNEDLIRAVSAATTPVVSAIGHEADRPILDDVADLRASTPTDAAKRIVPDVAEELAMVRQARDHLRRSISRMVDRETDRLHALRSRPVLASPASMVDARSEDIHRLQRRTHSAVSTAVVRALDQVHHLRAQVRALSPQKTLDRGYAVVQLVGEDQAGHHVVSSPDEAPDGTPLSIRVAEGRFRAVSAGAGQLVEH; encoded by the coding sequence ATGTCCGCTGAAGCAACGCCGGAATCCACGCTGCCGGGTACTGCCGCCGAAACCAGCCCGGACAACCCCTGGCCCCTGCAGTTGCTGTCCCGCAAGCTCAAGGCACACATTGAGCGGGCGCCGGCTGCTTGGATCGAAGGTCAGGTCATTGAACTGAACCGCCGGGGTGGTAACGCTTTTCTGACCCTGCGTGATGTTGACGCGGAGATTTCACTTCCTGCATCTGTCTGGTCAACGGTACTTGACCGCCAGAAGGTACCCCTGGAGCGTGGCTCGCGTGTGGTCGCCTTGGTGAAGGCGGACTTCTGGGTGAAGACCGGGCGCCTGAACATGTCAGTGAAAGACATCCGTCCGGTGGGCCTGGGAGATCTGCTGGCAAGGATCGAAAGGCTGCGCCAAGCTTTGGCAGCCGAGGGCCTGTTCGCGGATTCCCGGAAACGGAAGCTGCCCCTTCTCCCCCACCGTATCGGCCTCATCACCGGCCGGGAATCCGACGCCAAGAAAGATGTCATGCGCAACGCCGCCCTGCGTTGGCCGGCGGTTGAGTTTGACGTCCGCGAAGTAGCTGTCCAGGGTAACACCGCTGTTTCACAAATCATCGCGGCCTTGAAAAGACTGGACGCCGACCCGCACGTGGATGTCATTGTCCTGGCCCGCGGTGGCGGCGCGTTGGAAGACCTCCTGCCGTTCAGCAATGAAGACCTCATTCGTGCCGTCTCGGCAGCTACCACGCCCGTCGTCAGCGCCATCGGCCATGAAGCCGACCGTCCCATCCTGGACGATGTAGCGGACCTCCGGGCGTCAACACCCACGGATGCCGCCAAGCGCATCGTCCCGGACGTCGCCGAGGAACTGGCCATGGTTCGACAGGCCAGGGACCATCTCCGCCGAAGTATCAGCCGCATGGTGGACAGGGAGACAGATCGTCTCCACGCTCTAAGGTCCCGGCCGGTATTGGCCTCTCCCGCTTCAATGGTGGATGCCCGCTCCGAGGACATCCACCGCCTGCAGCGCAGGACGCATTCTGCGGTCAGTACAGCGGTGGTCAGGGCGTTGGACCAGGTTCACCACTTGCGTGCCCAAGTCCGTGCCCTATCGCCACAAAAGACCTTGGACCGCGGCTATGCCGTTGTTCAACTTGTGGGCGAGGACCAGGCGGGGCACCACGTTGTCAGTAGCCCGGATGAAGCGCCGGACGGGACGCCACTGAGCATCCGGGTGGCCGAGGGCCGTTTCAGGGCTGTATCCGCTGGAGCGGGTCAGCTCGTCGAACACTGA
- the xseB gene encoding exodeoxyribonuclease VII, small subunit (identified by match to protein family HMM PF02609; match to protein family HMM TIGR01280), translated as MTENNQTAPNPESLDGLSYEEAREQLVAVVGRLEAGGASLEESLALWERGEALAKRCEDWLEGARKRLATARDASSDGGTPA; from the coding sequence ATGACCGAGAACAACCAAACAGCGCCGAATCCTGAATCCCTTGACGGACTGAGCTACGAGGAAGCCCGCGAGCAACTCGTGGCGGTGGTGGGACGTTTGGAGGCAGGCGGAGCCAGTTTGGAAGAATCACTGGCCCTTTGGGAGCGTGGCGAGGCCTTGGCCAAGCGCTGCGAAGACTGGCTTGAGGGCGCTCGGAAGCGACTGGCCACGGCCCGCGATGCCAGCAGCGACGGCGGGACCCCAGCCTAG
- a CDS encoding putative polyphosphate kinase 2 family protein (identified by match to protein family HMM PF03976) — protein MPMVAAVEFAKSPAEVLRVGSGFSLAGVDPESTPGYTGVKADGKALLAAQDARLAELQEKLFAEGKFGNPKRLLLILQAMDTAGKGGIVSHVVGAMDPQGVQLTAFKAPTDEEKSHDFLWRIEKQVPAAGMVGVFDRSQYEDVLIHRVHGWADAAELERRYAAINDFESRLTEQGTTIVKVMLNISKDEQKKRLIARLDDPSKHWKYSRGDLAERAYWDDYMDAYSVAFEKTSTEIAPWHVVPANKKWYARIAVQQLLLDALGGLQLDWPKADFDVAAERALVVES, from the coding sequence ATGCCAATGGTTGCTGCAGTTGAGTTCGCCAAAAGTCCGGCCGAAGTACTGAGGGTTGGATCGGGGTTTTCGCTGGCAGGCGTGGATCCCGAATCCACACCCGGCTACACCGGTGTGAAAGCTGATGGCAAGGCGTTGCTTGCCGCGCAGGACGCGCGGCTGGCGGAACTGCAGGAAAAGCTCTTCGCCGAAGGAAAGTTCGGCAACCCCAAACGGCTCCTGCTCATCCTTCAGGCCATGGATACTGCGGGCAAGGGCGGCATTGTCAGCCACGTTGTTGGCGCCATGGACCCGCAAGGCGTACAACTGACCGCCTTCAAAGCGCCTACGGACGAGGAAAAGTCGCACGACTTCCTCTGGAGAATCGAAAAACAAGTCCCTGCCGCCGGAATGGTGGGGGTGTTCGACCGCTCGCAGTACGAAGACGTGCTGATCCACCGTGTCCATGGCTGGGCGGACGCTGCCGAACTGGAGCGCCGGTACGCCGCGATCAACGACTTTGAGTCACGCCTGACCGAGCAGGGAACCACCATCGTCAAGGTCATGCTCAATATCAGCAAGGACGAACAGAAAAAGCGTTTGATCGCCCGGTTGGACGATCCCAGCAAGCACTGGAAATACAGTCGCGGCGACCTCGCGGAACGTGCGTACTGGGATGACTACATGGACGCCTACAGCGTTGCCTTCGAGAAGACCTCCACAGAGATTGCTCCTTGGCACGTGGTGCCGGCAAACAAGAAGTGGTACGCACGCATCGCAGTCCAGCAACTGCTGCTGGATGCCCTCGGCGGTTTGCAGCTGGACTGGCCCAAAGCTGACTTCGATGTCGCCGCTGAGCGCGCCCTCGTGGTGGAATCCTAG
- a CDS encoding putative Aspartate aminotransferase (identified by match to protein family HMM PF00155; match to protein family HMM PF01212), translating to MANFKQSTKLHNVLYDIRGPILQAAQQMEAEGHRILKLNIGNPAPFGFEAPDAILVDMIRHLPNAQGYSDSRGIFSARTAVSQYYQTRGIQNIHVDDIYLGNGVSELITMSLMALLDDGDEVLIPTPDYPLWTASVALAGGRPVHYLCDEESGWQPDLEDMEAKITPRTKGIVVINPNNPTGAVYPEETLKKIVALAEKHGLVLFADEIYEKILYEDAVHINLAGLTGDDVLCLTFSGLSKAYRVCGYRAGWMAISGPKKDAADYLEGINLLANMRLCANVPAQHAIQTALGGYQSINDLILPGGRLLEQRNKAYDLLNAIPGVSTQQARGALYLFPKLDPEVYHIRDDEKFVLDLLKEQKILVSHGRAFNWVRPDHFRMVTLPNVKDIEEAIGRMADFLSRYPGN from the coding sequence ATGGCGAATTTCAAGCAGTCCACCAAGCTTCATAATGTCCTCTACGACATCCGTGGACCGATTCTTCAGGCCGCCCAGCAAATGGAAGCGGAGGGTCACCGGATCCTCAAACTGAACATCGGAAACCCGGCACCTTTTGGTTTTGAAGCGCCGGACGCCATTTTGGTGGACATGATCCGCCACCTGCCGAACGCCCAAGGCTACAGCGATTCCCGTGGAATCTTTTCTGCCAGGACCGCCGTTTCGCAGTACTACCAGACGCGCGGCATCCAGAACATCCACGTTGACGACATCTACCTCGGCAACGGTGTCAGTGAGCTCATCACCATGTCCCTCATGGCACTTCTGGACGACGGTGACGAAGTGCTGATTCCCACGCCGGACTACCCGCTGTGGACGGCTTCCGTCGCGCTGGCCGGTGGCCGTCCCGTGCACTACCTCTGCGACGAAGAGTCCGGATGGCAGCCCGATCTTGAGGACATGGAAGCCAAGATCACGCCGCGGACCAAGGGCATTGTGGTGATCAACCCCAACAACCCCACCGGCGCCGTCTACCCGGAGGAGACCCTCAAGAAGATCGTCGCGTTGGCAGAGAAGCATGGATTGGTTCTTTTCGCTGACGAGATCTACGAGAAAATCCTGTACGAAGACGCCGTCCACATCAACCTCGCGGGGCTCACCGGTGATGACGTCCTGTGCTTGACGTTCAGCGGCCTGTCCAAGGCCTACCGCGTCTGTGGCTACCGCGCCGGCTGGATGGCAATTTCCGGGCCCAAGAAGGATGCCGCCGATTACCTTGAGGGCATCAACCTGCTGGCCAACATGCGCTTGTGCGCCAACGTACCTGCACAGCACGCCATCCAAACCGCGCTCGGCGGCTACCAGAGCATCAACGATCTCATCCTTCCCGGCGGCAGGCTCCTGGAGCAGCGCAACAAGGCCTACGACCTCCTGAACGCCATTCCCGGAGTCAGCACGCAGCAGGCGCGCGGTGCCCTATACCTGTTCCCGAAGCTGGACCCGGAGGTCTATCACATTCGGGATGACGAGAAGTTCGTCCTGGATCTGCTGAAGGAACAGAAAATCCTGGTGTCCCATGGGCGTGCGTTCAATTGGGTTCGTCCGGACCACTTCCGAATGGTCACCTTGCCCAATGTCAAGGACATCGAAGAAGCCATCGGACGCATGGCGGACTTCCTGTCGAGGTACCCGGGCAACTAG
- the proX gene encoding glycine betaine/choline-binding protein of an ABC-type transport system (identified by match to protein family HMM PF04069) produces MKNPVPMTLTRRGLGGLAAGLGVALALSACGGSPLATPSTSAPSGSAAGGSLVVGSADFPESQVIAEIYVGALNAAGLTATSKPNIGSREIYFKAVQDGSVDLVPDYSGNLLSYVDTEATEVSAEDVYKALPGKLPDGLAVLEPAKAESKDAMVVTKATAEKYQLKSIEDLAKVCKDFTMAAPATFETRAYGFPGLKANYGCELKGLQPFNDGGGNLTLQALLEDKVQVADIYTTTPSIADNDLVVLEDPKNNFKAQQVLPLVKEAKMTDKAKEALNNVSKILTTDDLINLNRAVSGDQKQSPKDAAAAWLKDKGIVK; encoded by the coding sequence ATGAAAAACCCCGTCCCCATGACTCTTACGCGCCGTGGTCTCGGCGGCCTTGCCGCTGGACTGGGTGTGGCCCTCGCGTTGAGCGCCTGCGGCGGCAGTCCCTTGGCCACGCCTTCCACCTCGGCGCCCAGCGGTTCCGCCGCCGGAGGCTCACTGGTAGTCGGTTCGGCAGACTTCCCGGAGAGCCAGGTCATCGCAGAGATCTACGTCGGTGCCCTCAACGCGGCTGGTCTCACAGCCACGTCCAAGCCGAACATCGGGTCCCGCGAGATCTACTTCAAGGCTGTCCAGGACGGCTCCGTGGACCTCGTCCCGGACTACTCCGGCAACCTTCTCTCCTACGTGGACACCGAGGCTACCGAGGTTTCTGCCGAGGACGTCTACAAGGCACTCCCGGGCAAGCTTCCAGACGGCCTCGCAGTCCTGGAGCCGGCCAAGGCCGAGTCCAAGGACGCCATGGTGGTCACCAAGGCCACGGCGGAGAAGTACCAGTTGAAGTCCATCGAGGACCTGGCCAAGGTCTGCAAGGACTTCACCATGGCTGCACCGGCCACGTTTGAGACCCGTGCCTACGGCTTCCCGGGGCTGAAGGCCAACTATGGTTGCGAGCTCAAGGGCCTGCAGCCCTTCAACGACGGCGGTGGCAACCTGACCCTCCAGGCTCTCCTGGAGGACAAGGTTCAGGTGGCGGACATCTACACCACCACGCCGTCCATCGCAGATAACGACCTCGTCGTCCTGGAAGATCCGAAGAACAACTTCAAGGCACAGCAGGTCCTGCCGTTGGTCAAGGAAGCCAAGATGACGGACAAGGCCAAGGAAGCGCTCAACAACGTTTCCAAAATCCTCACTACGGACGACCTGATCAACCTGAACCGTGCAGTCAGCGGCGACCAGAAGCAGTCGCCCAAGGATGCCGCAGCCGCATGGCTGAAGGACAAAGGCATCGTCAAGTAG
- the proZ gene encoding ABC-type proline/glycine betaine transport systems, permease component (identified by match to protein family HMM PF00528), with translation MNIFAETIAWLTNPKNWAGSGGIPTRLLEHLQYSGLVLLIAAAIAVPIGLYIGHTGRGRVVAVAVAGALRALPTLGLLVLFALLAGSGLMPPVWALVILTVPPLLAGTYAGISSVDATVVDAARAMGMTELQILFRVELPNGLQVMFGGIRTAVLQVIATVSVVAYLPLGGLGRYLFDGLVLQDFPRMLGGSLLIAGLAIAVDLVLAGVQRLVISPGLTLDSSGRQKAADDLTATVPAGAAVQGGTS, from the coding sequence ATGAACATCTTTGCCGAAACGATCGCGTGGCTGACCAACCCCAAGAATTGGGCTGGAAGCGGCGGGATCCCCACCCGGCTGCTGGAGCACCTGCAGTACAGCGGACTGGTGCTGCTCATCGCCGCAGCAATTGCTGTGCCCATTGGTCTCTACATTGGCCACACCGGCCGTGGCCGGGTGGTCGCGGTAGCTGTCGCCGGAGCATTGCGTGCCCTCCCGACGCTTGGTTTGCTGGTCCTCTTCGCATTGCTCGCCGGCAGTGGCTTGATGCCTCCAGTGTGGGCGCTGGTCATTCTGACGGTGCCGCCGCTGCTTGCCGGGACGTACGCCGGCATTTCCAGCGTTGATGCCACGGTGGTGGACGCTGCCCGGGCCATGGGCATGACCGAACTTCAAATCCTGTTCCGCGTGGAACTGCCCAACGGACTGCAGGTGATGTTCGGGGGCATCCGCACCGCGGTTCTGCAGGTCATCGCGACAGTCTCTGTGGTTGCCTACCTTCCGTTGGGTGGGCTTGGCCGGTATCTGTTCGACGGCCTCGTGCTGCAGGATTTCCCGAGGATGCTCGGAGGCTCTCTGCTCATCGCGGGGTTGGCCATCGCAGTGGACCTGGTCCTGGCCGGCGTACAAAGGCTCGTCATCTCGCCCGGCCTGACCCTCGACTCAAGCGGCCGCCAGAAGGCAGCCGACGATCTCACAGCCACGGTTCCCGCCGGGGCTGCCGTTCAAGGAGGTACATCATGA
- the proW gene encoding ABC-type proline/glycine betaine transport systems, permease component (identified by match to protein family HMM PF00528): MEWFLANSGMVLGLAGQHMVLAIIPMILGLLISVPLAQLARRNSTLRSVVATATSLLYTIPSLALFIILPTILGTRILDPLNVVVALTIYAVALLVRAAMDAFDSVDDDLRNAAVAMGFKPLARFFQVDLPLSLPVLFAGLRVVSVSNISLVSVAALLGVGNLGVLFTDGLQRTFITEVVVGIIAILVLALLMDAVLVVLERLLTPWSRAAGGKPSRPDANALLTEPKAGPATPHAALRPDPGASG; encoded by the coding sequence ATGGAGTGGTTCCTTGCCAACAGTGGCATGGTCCTGGGACTGGCCGGGCAGCACATGGTGCTCGCCATTATCCCGATGATCCTTGGCCTGCTGATTTCCGTTCCCCTGGCCCAGCTGGCCCGGCGCAACAGCACGCTCAGGTCAGTGGTGGCTACGGCCACGTCGTTGCTCTATACCATTCCGTCCCTGGCCCTGTTCATCATTCTTCCCACCATCCTAGGCACGCGGATCCTGGATCCGCTGAACGTGGTGGTGGCGCTGACCATCTATGCCGTGGCCCTGTTGGTCCGGGCGGCGATGGATGCGTTCGACTCCGTGGATGACGACCTCCGAAACGCTGCCGTTGCCATGGGTTTCAAACCCCTGGCCCGCTTCTTCCAGGTGGACCTGCCGCTGTCTTTGCCGGTGCTGTTCGCCGGGCTTCGCGTGGTTTCGGTCAGCAATATCTCCTTGGTGAGCGTGGCGGCACTGCTGGGAGTGGGCAACCTTGGAGTTCTGTTTACGGATGGCCTGCAGCGCACGTTTATCACCGAAGTTGTGGTTGGCATCATTGCCATCCTGGTGCTGGCACTGTTGATGGATGCTGTTCTGGTGGTCTTGGAGCGGCTCTTGACGCCGTGGTCCCGAGCAGCAGGGGGAAAGCCTTCACGTCCGGACGCCAACGCCCTGCTCACCGAACCTAAAGCCGGACCTGCGACGCCGCACGCGGCCCTCCGCCCTGACCCGGGAGCGTCGGGATGA
- the proV gene encoding ABC-type proline/glycine betaine transport systems, ATPase component (identified by match to protein family HMM PF00005): MIEFKSVTKQYQGGQPAVDALTMSIDKGSITVFVGPSGCGKTTSLRMINRMVEPTSGTITVAGEDVSQVPAAKLRRSMGYVMQSSGLLPHRSVLDNIATVPRLNGVSKAAARKRAAELLDVVGLASVLGKRYPSQLSGGQQQRVGVARALAADPPVLLMDEPFSAVDPVVRDELQQELLRLQRELAKTIVFVTHDIDEATVLGDKVAVFAVGGRLAQYAAPEEILRAPANDFVASFVGRDRGFRHLAFSAADSVTLHPVTMVSPSDGHHAGRASGEWALVVDEDSRPLGWSSPRDGAGLIPGGSLFRKGDTLRRALDAALSSPSGLGVAVDDDGRVAGVLKAPEVLALIEEVRHHREDAT; this comes from the coding sequence ATGATTGAGTTCAAGAGCGTCACCAAGCAATACCAGGGCGGGCAACCGGCGGTGGACGCCCTCACCATGTCCATCGACAAGGGCTCCATCACTGTGTTCGTTGGCCCGTCGGGCTGCGGTAAAACGACTTCCCTGCGCATGATCAACCGGATGGTGGAGCCCACCAGCGGAACCATCACTGTTGCAGGCGAGGACGTCTCACAGGTTCCTGCGGCGAAGCTCCGCCGTTCCATGGGCTATGTCATGCAGTCCTCGGGCCTGCTGCCGCACCGTTCTGTGCTGGACAACATCGCCACCGTTCCGCGGCTCAACGGCGTTTCCAAGGCAGCGGCACGGAAACGCGCTGCGGAACTGCTCGACGTCGTCGGGCTGGCTTCCGTACTCGGCAAACGGTACCCGTCCCAACTCTCAGGTGGTCAGCAGCAGCGCGTGGGGGTTGCCCGCGCGCTCGCTGCTGATCCGCCGGTGCTGCTGATGGATGAACCCTTTAGCGCCGTGGATCCTGTGGTCCGTGACGAACTGCAGCAGGAACTTCTGCGTTTGCAGCGGGAATTGGCCAAGACCATTGTCTTTGTCACGCACGACATCGACGAAGCCACTGTTCTCGGTGACAAGGTGGCAGTGTTCGCCGTCGGAGGCAGGCTCGCGCAGTACGCCGCCCCGGAAGAGATTCTTCGGGCGCCTGCCAACGACTTCGTGGCCTCCTTCGTGGGACGCGACCGCGGTTTCAGGCACCTCGCGTTCAGTGCGGCAGACTCCGTGACCCTTCACCCGGTGACCATGGTCAGCCCATCGGATGGCCATCACGCGGGACGGGCGTCGGGCGAGTGGGCCTTGGTGGTGGATGAAGACTCACGACCACTCGGGTGGTCCTCACCGCGTGACGGCGCCGGGCTGATCCCCGGAGGTTCGCTCTTCCGCAAGGGAGATACGCTGCGGCGCGCGCTTGATGCGGCGTTGTCGTCGCCGTCGGGCCTTGGCGTCGCGGTTGACGACGACGGCCGGGTGGCCGGAGTCCTGAAGGCGCCGGAAGTCCTGGCACTTATCGAAGAAGTCCGCCATCACAGGGAGGACGCCACCTGA
- the rsgA gene encoding ribosome small subunit-dependent GTPase A (identified by match to protein family HMM PF03193; match to protein family HMM TIGR00157) → MNTYASSSNPSFSSTQQLQGTKQLQGPAQFGFTDKTADLFRAHAAPEGQETAIPGRIVRLDRNRLLVASANDLLHLPYPSHGHVPATGDWVWLGHNTAGEPAVVEVLPRHSALSRKRAYEASSEEQILGSNIDIVAVVVPVDRPLTHNRLERTLVAAWDSGATPLVVITKADLAHLADDVVGEVILQAGGVDVVTTSAEQGDGLDELMQHIPDGATLVLLGPSGAGKSTLINALAGREVQQTGAVRAGDGKGKHTTTSRELVPLAGGAVLMDTPGVRGFGLFDADEGMEEMFGDLEDLFSRCRFTDCAHQAEPGCAVQEALAEENLDPRRWASYLKLQRELAALARKHDAAARRAYQREWHQKVMSADRGQRAAERYRHDQAAERAGKGGKRRKR, encoded by the coding sequence TTGAACACTTACGCTTCTTCAAGCAACCCTTCTTTTAGTTCCACCCAGCAGTTACAAGGGACCAAGCAGCTACAAGGACCAGCGCAGTTCGGCTTCACCGATAAAACTGCGGATCTTTTCCGTGCCCATGCCGCGCCGGAAGGCCAGGAAACTGCCATCCCCGGCCGCATAGTCCGCCTGGACCGGAATCGGTTGCTCGTGGCATCCGCCAACGATCTGCTCCATCTGCCCTACCCAAGCCATGGGCATGTACCGGCCACGGGGGACTGGGTGTGGCTCGGCCACAACACCGCCGGTGAGCCCGCCGTCGTCGAGGTCCTTCCCCGGCATTCGGCGCTAAGCCGTAAGCGGGCCTACGAGGCATCCTCCGAGGAACAAATCCTGGGCAGCAACATCGACATTGTTGCGGTGGTGGTGCCCGTGGACCGTCCTCTGACCCATAACCGCCTCGAGCGGACATTGGTGGCTGCATGGGATTCCGGTGCCACGCCGCTTGTAGTGATCACCAAGGCCGACCTCGCTCACCTCGCGGATGACGTCGTAGGGGAGGTTATTTTGCAGGCCGGAGGCGTTGATGTCGTCACAACGTCCGCGGAGCAGGGCGACGGCCTGGACGAATTGATGCAGCACATCCCCGATGGTGCAACGTTGGTTTTGCTTGGTCCCTCCGGCGCCGGGAAATCAACGCTCATCAATGCCCTGGCAGGACGAGAGGTCCAGCAGACAGGCGCCGTCCGGGCCGGCGACGGCAAGGGCAAGCACACAACCACCTCGCGGGAGCTGGTGCCTCTGGCCGGCGGCGCCGTACTCATGGATACGCCGGGAGTCCGTGGTTTTGGGCTCTTCGACGCAGACGAGGGGATGGAAGAAATGTTCGGCGATCTGGAGGATCTGTTCTCCCGGTGCCGATTCACGGATTGCGCCCATCAGGCAGAACCGGGATGCGCTGTCCAGGAGGCGCTCGCGGAGGAAAACCTCGATCCTCGGCGCTGGGCCAGTTACCTCAAGCTGCAACGTGAACTCGCGGCCCTGGCCAGGAAACATGATGCGGCCGCCCGCCGCGCGTACCAACGGGAATGGCACCAAAAGGTGATGTCAGCGGACCGGGGCCAACGCGCAGCGGAACGATACCGGCACGACCAAGCTGCGGAACGGGCCGGGAAAGGCGGCAAACGACGGAAACGCTGA
- a CDS encoding hypothetical protein (identified by Glimmer2; putative), which yields MLATLNIVAGSPAAGLDAEEVDLMIAAILRAPHSVAARRHQPTIPVPASACRS from the coding sequence ATGTTGGCTACGCTGAACATCGTTGCCGGCTCACCAGCTGCCGGTCTTGATGCCGAGGAGGTGGATTTGATGATTGCCGCGATCTTGCGCGCCCCGCACTCAGTTGCGGCGCGCCGTCATCAGCCCACCATTCCTGTCCCGGCATCAGCCTGCCGAAGCTAG
- a CDS encoding putative mutT/nudix family protein (identified by match to protein family HMM PF00293), with protein sequence MTLEFDTRPAAYAVIVQDEKILLAYWKQDGKEGWTLPGGGLDLAEHPVDGCRREVLEETGYEARIERMLGIDVGHWPGETRPDGSVKDFQALRLVYEATVVGGELTHEVDGSTTHAAWIPLQDVGKLNRVSLVDTALRLHIERPADGKLGPAEGS encoded by the coding sequence ATGACCCTGGAGTTCGATACCCGCCCAGCCGCTTACGCCGTGATTGTCCAAGATGAGAAGATCCTGCTGGCGTACTGGAAGCAGGACGGCAAGGAAGGGTGGACGCTACCAGGTGGAGGCCTGGACCTGGCCGAACACCCCGTGGACGGCTGCAGGCGTGAAGTCCTTGAGGAAACCGGCTACGAAGCGCGCATTGAACGCATGCTGGGGATCGACGTTGGCCACTGGCCGGGCGAGACGCGGCCGGACGGCTCCGTGAAGGACTTCCAAGCACTTCGCCTGGTGTACGAGGCCACGGTGGTGGGTGGCGAACTCACTCATGAGGTGGACGGCAGTACAACCCACGCCGCCTGGATTCCGCTGCAGGACGTTGGGAAGCTCAACCGCGTGTCCCTGGTGGACACGGCACTGCGCCTGCACATCGAGCGCCCGGCCGACGGGAAGCTGGGCCCCGCAGAGGGAAGCTGA